A part of Aurantimicrobium sp. MWH-Uga1 genomic DNA contains:
- the sdhC gene encoding succinate dehydrogenase, cytochrome b556 subunit gives MSTISAPRSEKTPRPGGTLYRGYTGMWSWVLHRITGVAIFFFLLVHILDTALVRVSPEAYNAVMSTYKNPLMGLGEAVLVGAIVFHALNGLRIILVDFWSKGVKYQRYMFWGVIGVWVVLMAGFLPRHLMNVFSEGH, from the coding sequence GTGTCTACGATCTCGGCACCACGCTCTGAAAAAACGCCCCGCCCAGGTGGCACGCTATACCGCGGCTACACCGGCATGTGGTCTTGGGTTTTGCACCGGATTACCGGTGTTGCCATCTTCTTCTTCCTGCTTGTCCACATCTTGGACACCGCGCTTGTCCGCGTGAGCCCTGAGGCCTACAACGCGGTCATGAGCACCTACAAGAACCCCCTCATGGGTCTGGGCGAAGCAGTTCTTGTAGGAGCTATTGTCTTCCATGCTCTGAACGGTTTGCGCATCATCCTGGTCGACTTCTGGAGCAAGGGCGTGAAATACCAGCGCTACATGTTCTGGGGAGTCATTGGTGTGTGGGTGGTTCTTATGGCCGGATTCTTGCCACGCCACCTCATGAACGTCTTTAGCGAAGGGCACTAA
- a CDS encoding succinate dehydrogenase hydrophobic membrane anchor subunit, translating into MTTIAEPRSPYARSPRTGTNWEKWGWVYMRASGVILVVLIFGHLFVNLMVGEGVKAIDFAFVAGKWATPFWQWWDLAMLWLALIHGANGMRTIVNDYSSSVRLGKILRGAIYASAVILIILGTLVIFTFDPCPSVSPDQLDLLPSFCPPQ; encoded by the coding sequence ATGACGACTATTGCTGAACCTCGTTCTCCTTACGCACGCTCCCCACGCACAGGCACCAACTGGGAAAAGTGGGGCTGGGTCTACATGCGCGCCTCGGGCGTGATTCTTGTTGTCCTCATCTTTGGTCACCTGTTCGTCAACCTGATGGTTGGTGAGGGCGTTAAGGCTATTGACTTTGCTTTCGTCGCTGGAAAGTGGGCAACCCCCTTCTGGCAGTGGTGGGACCTAGCCATGTTGTGGCTGGCACTCATCCACGGTGCAAACGGTATGCGCACCATTGTCAATGACTATTCAAGCTCGGTGCGCCTGGGCAAGATTCTTCGCGGAGCAATCTATGCCTCTGCCGTCATTCTCATCATCTTGGGCACGCTGGTGATTTTCACCTTCGATCCTTGCCCCTCGGTCAGTCCAGATCAGCTCGACTTGCTGCCCTCGTTCTGCCCACCCCAGTAA
- a CDS encoding NAD(P)H-quinone dehydrogenase: MSFEFERKQRIAILGGGPGGYEAALAAAQLGAEVTLIERSGIGGAAVLTDVVPSKTLIATAEFTSTLERSSELGVTYFVTGEDKKAQKPEIAINLATVNKRLLGLAHDTSEDMKLALKEAGVNVIPGHGRLDGTHAVIASTGPGGTDFDRVEADTIIVSVGASPRVLDTAKPDGERILTWTQLYNLTELPEHMIVVGSGVTGAEFASAYSSLGSKVTLVSSRDTVLPGEDADAAAVLEDVFVRRGMTLMSKARMQSVERTKSGVFVTLADGRTVEGSHCLIAVGSIPNTANLGLEDAGVELDDAGRIVVNRVARSSVPNIYGVGDCSAALPLASVAMMQGRTAAFHALGDAVTPFDERNVAANIFTQPEVASVGWSQAEIEQGIIRGTVYKLPLTANPRAKMQGIRDGFVKLITTTTSRTVIGGVVVAPRASELIFPIALAVEHRLTVDDVAKSFAIYPSISGSIVDAARALHQVERK; encoded by the coding sequence ATGTCTTTTGAGTTTGAACGTAAGCAGCGTATTGCGATTTTGGGTGGTGGCCCTGGAGGGTATGAGGCAGCACTTGCTGCTGCACAGCTGGGCGCTGAAGTCACCTTGATCGAACGATCGGGTATTGGTGGTGCCGCCGTGCTCACCGATGTTGTTCCCTCGAAGACCCTCATTGCTACTGCTGAGTTCACCTCAACGCTGGAGCGTTCTTCTGAACTGGGTGTCACATACTTCGTCACAGGAGAAGATAAGAAAGCTCAAAAGCCTGAAATTGCCATCAACCTCGCGACCGTCAATAAGCGTTTGCTCGGCTTGGCACACGACACTTCGGAAGACATGAAGCTTGCTCTCAAAGAAGCCGGCGTGAATGTCATTCCAGGTCATGGCCGTCTTGACGGCACGCATGCTGTTATTGCCTCAACCGGACCTGGCGGAACTGATTTTGATCGCGTTGAAGCAGACACCATCATTGTGTCGGTGGGGGCAAGTCCTCGCGTGCTCGACACTGCAAAACCAGACGGGGAGCGCATTCTCACCTGGACACAGCTCTATAACCTCACTGAGCTGCCCGAACACATGATCGTGGTGGGATCTGGTGTGACCGGTGCTGAGTTTGCTTCTGCCTACAGTTCATTGGGTTCTAAAGTCACGTTGGTTTCCAGTCGTGACACAGTGCTTCCTGGTGAAGACGCTGATGCTGCTGCGGTCTTGGAAGATGTGTTTGTCCGCCGCGGTATGACCTTGATGTCCAAGGCACGCATGCAGAGCGTGGAGCGCACAAAGTCCGGCGTTTTTGTGACCTTGGCTGATGGCAGAACCGTTGAAGGCAGTCACTGTTTGATTGCCGTAGGTTCTATTCCGAACACCGCGAACTTAGGCCTTGAAGACGCCGGGGTTGAACTCGATGACGCAGGGCGCATCGTGGTCAACCGTGTTGCGCGCTCGAGCGTGCCCAACATTTACGGTGTGGGTGACTGCTCTGCAGCTCTGCCACTTGCGTCTGTGGCCATGATGCAAGGACGCACCGCTGCCTTCCACGCTCTTGGCGATGCGGTCACGCCTTTTGACGAGCGCAACGTTGCCGCGAACATCTTCACCCAGCCTGAGGTTGCCTCAGTGGGGTGGAGCCAAGCAGAGATTGAACAGGGCATCATTCGAGGCACGGTCTATAAGCTCCCGTTGACGGCTAACCCCCGCGCCAAGATGCAAGGTATTCGTGATGGTTTCGTCAAACTCATCACCACCACAACTTCCCGCACCGTGATCGGTGGAGTGGTTGTTGCACCGCGCGCATCAGAGCTCATCTTCCCCATCGCCCTGGCAGTAGAGCATCGCCTCACGGTCGATGACGTGGCGAAGTCCTTTGCTATTTATCCCTCGATCTCGGGAAGCATCGTTGATGCGGCTCGTGCTCTTCACCAAGTAGAACGCAAGTAG
- a CDS encoding mannose-1-phosphate guanylyltransferase: MARLSTPLSDFYVVIPAGGIGSRLWPLSRADAPKFLHDLTGSGSSLLKDTWDRLTPLAGEQRVMVVTGRAHRAAVEEQLPELADLNVVLESEPRDSSAAIGLAAAILEKREPGVIIGSFAADHVIKGTRFFNMAVAEAVEAARAGFIATIGIVPTEPAIGFGYIHATEETELEGAPSALKVDSFVEKPNAHTAEEYVNSGDYLWNAGMFITKASVLLEELAKTQPELHAGLLALADVWDDHAKRGPAVDKIWPTLKKIAIDYAVAEPAAAAGKLVVIPGEFDWDDVGDFASIAKLHSSGYKKDLAILGEGARVLSDASSGILITDTGRTIALVGVKDIVVVDTPDALLVTTTAQAQKVKSVVDALRISGRDDVL; encoded by the coding sequence ATGGCACGACTATCGACCCCACTGAGCGACTTCTATGTAGTTATTCCGGCCGGTGGAATAGGCTCCCGGCTATGGCCACTCTCCAGGGCAGATGCCCCCAAGTTCCTGCATGACCTCACTGGGTCTGGAAGCTCCCTCCTGAAAGACACATGGGATCGTTTGACTCCACTTGCCGGGGAACAACGTGTCATGGTTGTCACAGGACGTGCCCACCGTGCAGCAGTGGAAGAACAGCTCCCAGAACTGGCTGATCTCAACGTTGTTTTAGAAAGCGAGCCCCGTGACTCTTCTGCCGCCATCGGTTTAGCAGCGGCGATTTTGGAAAAGCGTGAACCGGGCGTCATCATCGGATCTTTCGCTGCCGATCACGTCATTAAGGGAACACGGTTTTTCAATATGGCTGTCGCCGAAGCTGTGGAAGCAGCCCGCGCTGGCTTCATCGCCACCATCGGCATCGTTCCCACAGAACCCGCCATCGGTTTTGGCTATATCCACGCAACGGAAGAAACCGAGCTCGAGGGTGCTCCCTCAGCGTTGAAAGTAGATTCCTTCGTGGAAAAGCCCAACGCCCACACCGCTGAGGAATACGTCAACAGCGGTGACTATCTGTGGAACGCGGGCATGTTTATCACCAAGGCATCTGTGCTTTTGGAAGAACTCGCCAAGACTCAGCCTGAGCTTCACGCTGGACTTCTCGCGCTCGCCGATGTGTGGGACGACCACGCCAAGCGTGGACCCGCAGTAGACAAGATTTGGCCCACACTCAAAAAGATTGCCATCGACTACGCCGTGGCGGAACCGGCTGCTGCTGCAGGCAAACTCGTTGTTATCCCCGGCGAATTTGACTGGGATGACGTAGGAGACTTTGCCTCTATCGCGAAGTTGCACTCCAGTGGATATAAAAAAGACCTGGCCATCTTGGGCGAAGGAGCACGCGTGCTCTCGGATGCTTCCTCGGGAATCCTAATCACTGACACGGGCCGCACCATCGCACTGGTGGGAGTCAAAGACATCGTCGTTGTGGACACCCCCGACGCCCTATTGGTGACCACCACAGCACAAGCTCAAAAAGTAAAGTCGGTCGTAGATGCTCTGCGCATCTCTGGTCGCGATGACGTCCTCTAA
- a CDS encoding nucleoside triphosphate pyrophosphatase — translation MRLYLASTSPARLATLRSSGIEPVVVPSEVDEDAAVAAAEAEAGGPLSPEDMVLLLARAKAEAVLTPEIDGLVLGGDSAFVLDGVTYGKPHTPDVAWQRWQLQRGRTGKLYSGHWLIDHTRGSTHSAIGEVTVAEVTFSADISDQELEAYISSGEPLKVAGAFTIDSLGAAFIERIDGDPSTVVGVSIPAVRRMANQLGVFWPQLWNN, via the coding sequence GTGCGCTTGTATCTTGCTTCCACGTCACCAGCACGTTTAGCGACGTTACGCAGTTCAGGAATTGAACCAGTGGTTGTTCCCAGCGAGGTTGACGAGGATGCCGCTGTGGCTGCCGCGGAAGCGGAAGCCGGCGGCCCCCTCTCCCCCGAAGACATGGTGCTCTTACTTGCGAGGGCGAAAGCAGAAGCTGTTCTCACCCCAGAGATAGATGGATTAGTTCTTGGCGGTGATTCTGCTTTTGTGCTTGATGGTGTGACCTATGGCAAGCCACACACTCCTGATGTTGCCTGGCAGCGCTGGCAACTACAGCGTGGTCGCACCGGCAAGCTCTATTCCGGACATTGGCTCATCGACCACACACGCGGCAGCACACACTCTGCCATTGGAGAAGTCACAGTTGCGGAGGTGACGTTCTCAGCAGATATTTCCGATCAGGAGCTTGAGGCCTATATCTCCTCGGGAGAGCCCCTGAAAGTTGCTGGCGCATTCACGATTGATTCCCTCGGTGCTGCCTTCATAGAACGCATTGACGGAGACCCCTCGACCGTGGTCGGGGTCTCCATACCTGCTGTACGCCGGATGGCAAACCAACTGGGTGTGTTCTGGCCTCAGTTGTGGAATAACTAG
- a CDS encoding class I SAM-dependent RNA methyltransferase — protein MAQRTTPKKSSPQRGSEFVGTLCELDITNVAHGGVCVARHEGRVIFVADTIPGERVLARITDASQKSFWRADTLEVLEASDHRQEHIWSAASVERDPAQRAGGAEFGHINLAFQRELKAFVLKDSLSRMAKLDTDVVVEALPGDDESRGTQWRTRVRLHVDAEGKVGPYAARSHNVIEVENLPLAASRITELAPFGQRVQGIDFIDLVGPSGDSARAIAGNLDTAKNKKRPAAEPVTEIVGTRSFQVDVRGFWQVHRHAAATLSDAVSSMIDEALFDPRAANLDLYGGVGLLAAAVGDRFGSTTRIISVESDEMATEYALENLVDWVGARAVTARVDRYLQSVLQDLNAIEKARFEAATIVLDPPRAGAGKDVVNSIAELSPAQLVYVACDPVALARDVALLAERGYQLQQLRSFDLFPNTHHVEAVARFIRF, from the coding sequence ATGGCACAGAGAACAACACCCAAAAAATCTTCCCCTCAACGTGGTTCCGAGTTTGTGGGCACACTCTGTGAGCTCGACATTACCAACGTTGCTCACGGTGGTGTGTGTGTTGCCCGCCATGAGGGTCGAGTGATTTTCGTCGCTGACACGATTCCAGGAGAACGTGTTTTGGCACGCATCACGGATGCATCACAAAAAAGTTTCTGGCGTGCCGACACCCTTGAGGTTCTCGAGGCATCCGATCACCGCCAAGAACACATCTGGTCTGCCGCCAGTGTTGAGCGTGATCCCGCCCAACGTGCCGGTGGTGCAGAGTTTGGCCACATTAACCTCGCCTTCCAACGCGAGCTTAAAGCCTTTGTTCTCAAAGATTCACTCTCACGCATGGCCAAGCTAGACACAGATGTCGTTGTTGAAGCATTACCAGGTGATGACGAATCTCGGGGAACACAGTGGAGAACCCGCGTTCGGCTCCACGTCGATGCAGAAGGAAAAGTTGGCCCTTATGCAGCGCGTAGCCACAACGTCATCGAGGTTGAAAATCTCCCGCTCGCTGCCTCACGAATTACGGAACTGGCCCCCTTCGGTCAACGTGTTCAGGGCATTGACTTTATTGACCTCGTTGGGCCCAGTGGTGATTCCGCGAGGGCAATTGCGGGCAATCTCGACACGGCAAAAAACAAGAAGCGCCCAGCAGCTGAACCCGTCACCGAGATTGTGGGCACGCGTAGTTTCCAGGTAGACGTCCGCGGCTTTTGGCAGGTTCACCGTCACGCTGCTGCCACACTTTCAGATGCTGTCAGCTCCATGATTGACGAGGCACTCTTTGACCCTCGGGCAGCAAACCTTGACCTCTACGGCGGGGTGGGACTTTTGGCTGCCGCTGTGGGAGATCGTTTTGGTTCCACCACCCGCATCATCTCGGTTGAGTCAGATGAGATGGCAACCGAGTATGCCTTAGAAAATCTCGTTGATTGGGTGGGGGCAAGGGCTGTTACCGCTCGGGTAGACCGTTATCTCCAGTCGGTGCTTCAAGACCTCAACGCAATCGAGAAGGCACGCTTCGAAGCTGCCACGATTGTGTTGGACCCACCTCGTGCAGGAGCGGGCAAAGATGTCGTGAATTCGATTGCTGAACTCTCACCAGCACAGCTGGTTTATGTAGCTTGTGACCCGGTCGCGTTGGCACGAGATGTTGCTCTGCTGGCAGAGCGTGGCTACCAGCTCCAGCAGTTACGTTCTTTTGATCTGTTTCCCAACACGCACCACGTGGAAGCGGTTGCTCGATTCATTAGATTCTGA
- a CDS encoding acyl-CoA carboxylase subunit beta, translating to MTENAKSIDPFTTAGKLADLKARYTEAVIDSGAKAAEKQHAKGKMTARERIEELLDPGSFVELDEYVRHRTTAFGMDKNRPYGDAVVTGTGTIHGRQVAVYSQDFTVFGGSLGEVAGEKIIKVMDLAIKTGVPILGILDSGGARIQEGVVALGKYGEIFRRNTAASGVIPQISIIMGPAAGGAVYSPALTDFVIMVDKTSHMFVTGPDVIKTVTGEEVGFEELGGALTHNTVSGVSHYLAADESDALDYARTLVGFLPDNNMAELPVYESEVELEITDEDKKLNTLIPDSPNQPYDVHEVIRGIADNGDFLEVQALFAPNIVIGFARVEGRTVGVVANQPSQMAGTLNIEAGEKASRFVRFCDAFSIPILTLVDVPGYLPGTDQEWAGVIRRGAKLLYAYSEATVPLVTVITRKAYGGAYIVMGSKQLGADINLAWPTAEIAVMGGQGAVNILYRGEIKKAEEAGQDVNAVRTKLANEYTYNVASPFLAAERGELDGVIEPAQTRVAVVKALRALRGKRASLPPKKHGNIPL from the coding sequence GTGACTGAAAACGCAAAATCAATTGACCCGTTCACTACCGCTGGAAAGCTCGCCGATCTGAAAGCCCGCTACACCGAAGCGGTTATTGACAGCGGAGCTAAAGCAGCTGAGAAGCAGCACGCCAAAGGCAAGATGACTGCTCGTGAACGCATTGAAGAACTTCTCGATCCAGGTTCCTTTGTTGAATTGGACGAATACGTGCGTCACCGCACGACCGCCTTTGGCATGGATAAGAACCGCCCCTACGGTGATGCTGTTGTGACCGGCACCGGAACTATCCACGGCCGCCAGGTTGCTGTCTATTCTCAAGACTTCACTGTCTTCGGTGGATCTTTGGGTGAAGTTGCCGGTGAAAAGATCATCAAGGTGATGGACCTGGCCATCAAGACAGGTGTTCCCATCTTGGGCATCTTGGACTCCGGTGGTGCCCGTATTCAAGAGGGTGTTGTTGCCCTGGGCAAGTACGGTGAAATCTTCCGTCGCAACACCGCTGCCTCGGGTGTGATCCCTCAGATCTCCATCATCATGGGACCTGCTGCCGGTGGCGCTGTGTATTCCCCCGCATTGACTGACTTCGTCATCATGGTGGACAAGACCAGCCACATGTTCGTCACGGGTCCTGATGTGATCAAGACAGTGACCGGTGAAGAGGTGGGCTTTGAGGAACTCGGTGGTGCGCTGACCCACAACACCGTCTCTGGTGTTTCTCACTACCTGGCTGCTGATGAGAGCGATGCGCTTGACTACGCCCGCACCCTGGTTGGCTTCCTGCCTGATAACAACATGGCCGAACTTCCCGTCTACGAGTCCGAAGTTGAACTGGAGATCACCGATGAGGATAAAAAGCTCAACACTCTGATTCCAGATAGCCCCAACCAGCCGTATGACGTTCACGAAGTGATTCGTGGAATTGCTGACAACGGAGACTTTCTAGAAGTTCAAGCACTTTTTGCCCCCAATATTGTTATTGGTTTTGCTCGAGTAGAAGGCCGAACTGTCGGTGTCGTGGCCAACCAGCCATCACAGATGGCCGGAACGCTCAACATTGAAGCTGGCGAAAAAGCGTCCCGTTTCGTTCGTTTCTGTGATGCGTTCTCCATCCCCATCCTGACGCTGGTGGACGTTCCCGGATACCTTCCCGGAACCGACCAAGAGTGGGCAGGTGTGATTCGTCGAGGCGCGAAGCTGCTCTATGCATACTCCGAAGCAACCGTGCCACTGGTCACAGTCATTACCCGCAAGGCATACGGTGGTGCGTACATCGTGATGGGCTCGAAGCAGCTCGGTGCTGATATCAACCTCGCCTGGCCCACCGCTGAGATTGCTGTGATGGGTGGTCAAGGTGCGGTGAACATTCTCTACCGCGGTGAAATTAAGAAGGCTGAAGAAGCTGGACAAGACGTAAACGCCGTGCGCACCAAGCTGGCCAATGAATACACCTACAACGTGGCAAGCCCCTTCTTAGCTGCCGAACGTGGTGAACTCGATGGCGTGATTGAACCTGCCCAAACGCGAGTAGCCGTGGTGAAAGCTCTGCGTGCCTTGCGCGGCAAGCGAGCCTCACTTCCTCCTAAGAAGCACGGAAATATCCCGCTATGA
- a CDS encoding biotin carboxylase N-terminal domain-containing protein, which translates to MSRITKVLIANRGEIAVRIIRAARDYGIGSVAVYADQDRDALHAKLADEAYALNGTNSAETYLVIDKLLAVARKSGANAVHPGYGFLAENADFARRVIDAGLIWIGPSPEAIEQLGDKVSARHVAEKVGAPLAPGTINPVSGADEVLEFVDIHGLPVAIKAAFGGGGRGLKVARNREEVAELFDSATREAIAAFGRGECFVEKYLDEPRHVETQCLADAHGNVVVVSTRDCSLQRRHQKLVEEAPAPFLTQEQTDELYRASKAILKEVGYLGAGTCEFLIGKDGTVSFLEVNTRLQVEHPVSEEVTGIDLVREQFRIAEGGVLDYPDPVVTGHSFEFRINGEDGGRNFLPAPGPVHVFRAPGGPGVRVDSGVTAGDVISGSFDSLLAKLIVTGATREEALERSRRALDEFEVAGLPTVLPFHRKIVRDPAFAPEGDKPFQVYTRWIETEFVNDIEPWSGEAEETPSQAKRQHVTIEVDDRRIEVSLPAKLLRANAADLATQGPAPVRKVASHAVGGASGSTVKAPMQATVVKIAVEEGQKVVKGDLILVLEAMKMEQPVEAHKDGIISGVNAEVGQTVSSGHVLLNIDDIE; encoded by the coding sequence ATGTCGCGCATTACAAAGGTCCTCATTGCGAACCGTGGAGAAATTGCCGTTCGTATCATCCGAGCAGCCAGAGACTATGGAATTGGTTCTGTCGCTGTTTACGCTGACCAGGATCGTGATGCGTTACACGCCAAACTTGCCGATGAGGCATATGCCCTCAATGGAACCAACAGTGCTGAAACTTACCTCGTCATCGACAAGCTTCTTGCCGTTGCGCGCAAGTCTGGTGCGAATGCTGTTCACCCCGGATATGGATTCCTTGCTGAGAACGCAGACTTTGCCCGCAGAGTCATTGACGCAGGGTTGATCTGGATTGGTCCCAGCCCCGAAGCAATTGAACAGCTCGGCGATAAGGTCTCTGCTCGTCATGTGGCAGAAAAGGTGGGCGCTCCGCTAGCACCCGGAACTATCAACCCCGTTTCGGGAGCTGACGAAGTTCTTGAATTCGTGGACATTCACGGACTCCCCGTTGCTATCAAAGCTGCCTTCGGTGGTGGTGGTCGCGGGCTCAAGGTTGCACGCAATCGTGAAGAGGTTGCTGAGCTCTTTGATTCCGCCACTCGTGAAGCAATCGCTGCCTTTGGCCGCGGTGAATGTTTCGTGGAGAAATATCTCGACGAGCCTCGACACGTGGAAACCCAGTGTTTGGCAGATGCTCACGGAAACGTCGTCGTTGTCTCCACACGGGACTGCTCACTGCAGCGCCGTCACCAAAAGCTGGTCGAGGAAGCACCAGCCCCATTCTTGACCCAAGAACAAACAGATGAGCTCTACCGCGCGTCTAAAGCCATCTTGAAAGAGGTTGGTTACCTCGGTGCCGGAACCTGTGAGTTCCTCATCGGTAAAGATGGCACAGTTTCCTTCCTCGAGGTCAACACCCGCCTTCAGGTTGAACACCCTGTCTCCGAAGAGGTGACCGGAATTGACCTTGTTCGTGAGCAGTTCCGCATCGCCGAAGGCGGCGTGCTGGATTATCCAGACCCAGTTGTTACCGGCCACTCCTTCGAATTCCGCATCAACGGTGAAGATGGTGGGCGCAACTTCCTGCCCGCACCAGGTCCTGTGCACGTCTTTCGTGCCCCGGGCGGCCCCGGTGTTCGCGTTGACTCCGGTGTTACTGCAGGGGACGTGATCTCTGGCTCATTCGACTCGCTCCTAGCCAAGCTCATTGTCACCGGTGCCACCCGTGAGGAAGCACTCGAGCGTTCGCGCCGCGCCCTCGATGAGTTCGAAGTTGCCGGTCTTCCCACGGTGCTTCCCTTCCACCGCAAGATTGTGCGTGATCCCGCATTTGCTCCAGAAGGTGACAAGCCATTCCAGGTGTACACCCGCTGGATTGAAACTGAATTCGTCAACGACATCGAACCGTGGAGTGGCGAGGCTGAAGAAACTCCTTCTCAGGCCAAGCGCCAACACGTCACCATCGAGGTTGACGACCGCCGTATTGAGGTTTCTCTTCCAGCCAAGCTGTTGCGCGCCAACGCAGCAGATTTGGCCACCCAAGGCCCTGCCCCCGTTCGTAAGGTAGCCTCTCACGCAGTCGGAGGCGCAAGCGGCTCAACCGTGAAAGCACCCATGCAGGCAACGGTTGTGAAGATTGCTGTCGAAGAGGGACAGAAGGTTGTCAAGGGTGACCTGATTCTGGTTCTCGAAGCCATGAAGATGGAACAGCCCGTTGAAGCCCACAAAGACGGCATTATTTCTGGCGTCAACGCTGAGGTGGGCCAGACCGTCTCCAGCGGTCACGTTCTGCTCAATATCGACGACATCGAGTAA
- a CDS encoding purine-nucleoside phosphorylase, with protein MLSSGEWGFNPLEDPTQNPSDIAKQAAFEIAVATGIGHHDIALTLGSGWGNVADRIGKTTEEIPAEEITGFSASGIPGHLGTIRSVLLPNNKRALVIGARTHLYEGNGRHGFVRRVVHSVRTAAATGATTMILTSGVGGIRPAWKPGTPVLIKDHLNLTGTTPVEGAEYLDLTEVYSSRLRGIALSIDPSLGQGVLAQVSGPQYETPAEVQMLRGLGADLVGMSIALEAIAARQTGMDVLGLSLVTNLAAGISDHPLSHKEVLETGVAAEPLIGNLLAQIMQKI; from the coding sequence ATGCTCAGCTCTGGTGAGTGGGGTTTCAACCCACTGGAAGATCCCACGCAAAATCCGTCAGATATTGCGAAACAGGCTGCGTTCGAAATTGCGGTCGCAACCGGTATTGGCCACCACGATATTGCGTTGACACTGGGTTCAGGCTGGGGCAACGTCGCAGATCGCATCGGCAAAACAACAGAAGAAATCCCTGCCGAAGAAATCACCGGATTTAGTGCCTCAGGCATTCCTGGACACTTAGGGACTATTCGCAGTGTGCTGCTGCCAAACAATAAGCGTGCTCTCGTTATTGGAGCACGGACCCATCTTTATGAAGGCAATGGCCGTCACGGGTTTGTTCGCCGTGTGGTGCACAGCGTTCGCACTGCAGCAGCAACAGGCGCCACCACCATGATTCTCACCAGCGGTGTTGGAGGAATACGTCCAGCTTGGAAACCTGGCACGCCAGTGCTCATCAAAGACCATCTCAACCTCACAGGAACCACACCTGTAGAGGGAGCCGAGTATCTCGACCTCACTGAGGTCTACAGCTCGCGCCTGCGCGGTATTGCCCTCAGCATCGACCCATCATTGGGTCAGGGTGTGCTGGCGCAGGTTTCAGGCCCTCAATATGAGACTCCCGCCGAGGTGCAGATGCTGCGTGGTTTAGGAGCAGACCTTGTCGGAATGTCTATTGCCTTGGAGGCAATCGCAGCACGACAAACAGGTATGGATGTCCTGGGGCTTTCTCTCGTGACAAACCTTGCTGCCGGCATTTCCGACCACCCCTTATCTCACAAAGAAGTGCTCGAGACGGGTGTCGCAGCAGAACCACTCATTGGCAATCTGCTTGCGCAGATTATGCAGAAGATCTAG
- a CDS encoding adenosine deaminase produces MTTSYLVDGVDVTTLPKVSLHDHLDGSLRPETIIELAEAEGIELPVLDSDGLGLWFAEQSNSGSLVEYLKTFDLTCAVMQTREGLTRVARESVIDLARDGVIYGELRWAPEQHLTRGLTLDQVVEYVQEGIEQGIEDAAAQGQTIRIGQLVTAMRHADRSEEIAQLALRHRNNGVVGFDIAGAEHGFPASLHKAAFDYLAQEHFPVTIHAGEADGLPSIESALYDGRALRLGHGVRLAEDITIDGSDAEATFVTLGTLSQWVKDRGITLELSPSSNLQTGAIAAWGTDILDHPFDLLYQLGMTVTVNTDNRLQSGTTLSKELWLVADAFSYGLSDLEAFQQNAAASAFLPLEDREALADAITEGFIEAVQNAR; encoded by the coding sequence ATGACCACCTCATATCTTGTGGACGGCGTCGACGTCACCACACTGCCCAAAGTTTCGCTTCACGATCACCTGGATGGGTCGCTGAGACCCGAAACCATTATTGAGCTCGCTGAAGCCGAGGGCATTGAACTTCCCGTCTTGGATTCTGACGGACTTGGTCTGTGGTTTGCTGAGCAATCTAACTCAGGATCCCTCGTTGAGTATCTCAAGACCTTCGATCTGACCTGTGCTGTGATGCAGACTCGCGAAGGCCTCACACGAGTAGCACGAGAGTCAGTCATTGACCTGGCACGAGATGGTGTGATTTATGGAGAACTTCGGTGGGCTCCGGAACAACACCTCACTCGCGGTCTCACACTCGATCAGGTCGTGGAATATGTTCAAGAAGGTATTGAACAAGGCATAGAAGATGCTGCAGCTCAAGGCCAGACCATTCGTATTGGTCAGCTGGTTACCGCGATGCGCCATGCAGATCGGTCGGAAGAAATCGCTCAATTGGCTCTCAGGCACCGCAACAATGGAGTTGTTGGATTCGATATCGCAGGTGCTGAGCACGGTTTTCCAGCTTCACTACATAAGGCTGCCTTTGACTATCTAGCTCAGGAACACTTCCCGGTCACCATCCACGCTGGCGAAGCTGATGGTTTGCCCAGTATTGAAAGCGCGCTCTATGACGGTCGTGCTTTGCGTCTGGGGCACGGCGTGCGCCTGGCAGAAGACATCACCATTGACGGATCAGATGCGGAAGCCACGTTCGTTACCTTAGGCACCTTGTCTCAATGGGTCAAAGATCGCGGCATCACACTTGAGCTCAGCCCCAGTTCAAACCTACAAACAGGTGCTATCGCAGCCTGGGGGACAGACATTCTCGATCACCCCTTTGATTTGCTCTATCAACTGGGGATGACGGTTACCGTCAACACCGACAACCGTCTCCAAAGTGGAACAACCCTGTCCAAAGAACTCTGGCTGGTTGCCGATGCGTTCTCCTATGGCCTCAGTGACCTGGAAGCATTCCAGCAGAATGCTGCTGCTTCTGCCTTCTTGCCGCTGGAGGACCGTGAAGCGCTCGCCGATGCCATCACTGAGGGATTTATCGAAGCAGTGCAAAACGCTCGCTAG